The following are encoded together in the Chloroflexota bacterium genome:
- a CDS encoding nitroreductase, with translation MNTLDAIHTRQSIGKVKPDPAPRALIEQMLSAAAQAPNHYRVRPWRFFVLTGAARERLGDVFAAAFRKREPNANDEVVAVQRSKALRSPLLIVVAVDKPSEPKVLEIENVCAAAAATQNLLLAAHALGLAAKWNTGPNALDPDVKAFFGLAPDQHLIAFVHIGYPLNEPPVISRPSFEDRTVWMDS, from the coding sequence ATGAACACTCTCGACGCCATTCACACCCGCCAATCCATTGGCAAAGTCAAACCTGATCCGGCGCCGCGCGCGCTGATCGAACAGATGTTGAGCGCCGCCGCCCAAGCGCCCAACCACTACCGAGTGCGCCCGTGGCGATTCTTCGTCCTCACCGGGGCGGCCCGCGAGCGGCTTGGCGATGTTTTCGCCGCCGCCTTTCGCAAACGCGAGCCGAACGCTAACGACGAAGTCGTGGCTGTGCAACGCTCCAAGGCCCTGCGCTCGCCTCTGCTGATTGTCGTGGCGGTGGACAAACCGAGTGAGCCAAAAGTGCTTGAGATCGAAAACGTGTGCGCCGCGGCGGCGGCGACGCAAAACCTGTTGTTGGCCGCGCACGCTCTCGGGTTAGCCGCCAAGTGGAATACCGGCCCCAACGCCCTCGACCCGGACGTGAAAGCCTTCTTCGGCCTCGCCCCGGATCAACACCTGATTGCTTTCGTCCACATCGGCTACCCGCTCAACGAACCGCCCGTCATCTCGCGCCCCTCGTTTGAAGATCGAACGGTCTGGATGGACTCATGA
- a CDS encoding SAM-dependent methyltransferase, with product MITLQPIGFVRNSRKEIEDDNWGGIISEIALADSLSEESLWGLEEFSHAEIVFYFDKVDEGKIITGARHPRNNPAWPRVGIFAQRGKNRPNRIGLAVVRVIGRAGKVLRVEGLDAIDGTPVLDIKPVMAEFLPQSNVRQPDWSKELMRDYWNAGNQNNGSP from the coding sequence ATGATCACCTTGCAACCCATCGGCTTTGTGAGGAACTCACGAAAAGAGATCGAAGATGACAATTGGGGCGGCATTATTTCGGAGATTGCCCTCGCCGACTCGTTGAGCGAGGAAAGCCTGTGGGGTCTCGAAGAATTTTCACACGCCGAAATCGTCTTCTATTTTGACAAGGTTGACGAGGGGAAGATCATCACCGGCGCCCGCCACCCGCGCAACAACCCGGCCTGGCCCAGAGTGGGCATCTTCGCCCAACGAGGCAAGAACCGGCCCAACCGGATCGGATTGGCTGTTGTCAGAGTCATCGGGCGGGCCGGGAAGGTTTTGCGAGTCGAGGGCCTCGACGCAATTGACGGCACGCCGGTTCTGGACATCAAGCCGGTCATGGCCGAGTTCCTGCCACAGAGCAACGTCCGCCAGCCCGATTGGTCAAAGGAATTGATGCGCGATTACTGGAATGCGGGCAACCAGAACAATGGCTCTCCGTGA